One window of the Halarcobacter mediterraneus genome contains the following:
- a CDS encoding HD domain-containing phosphohydrolase, whose amino-acid sequence MRKTLLILLCALFIFILIHKFYYEVEIKKLTEEIYTKKSKEVKQLFRNEVKKKFGRTFGLTYLLSKDKQIIDALLKNDNSSLDYRDLIDEIEEYGEYKNLWVQIIDKNGYSFYRSWTNKVGDHAASARIDIADMIKSPKPIKGISTGRFDMTFKTMIPLFHKGKFLGIIEMISKFNSIAKILKEQNIEPLMVLHENYTKRFIKPFTGLFIENNYVANLNASKSFMEKAEKIGIKKLMYLEKPLVLKEYIVITDQIKNMHGGEMGFFIFFLDKEKLDKSILYNFKVEYFIKVSILLIILILLFLYILNRNYTKQLNKDVEKKTSKIKKQKEKLKSLLKIYDKNVIFSKTDSKGIITHASKAFCEISGYTLEELIGKPHNIVRHPDMPKIVFKQMWETIKSGKIWRGEVKNLRKDGSFYWVEAEVEPIYKNKEIVGFSAVRQDITDAKEIEEIQKEIIFTMGSIGERRSEETGNHVKRVAEYSKLLALKYGLNEQESEMLKQASPMHDIGKVAIPDSILNKPDILTEEERKIMQTHAQLGYEMLKNSNRPLLKTAATIAYEHHERWDGTGYPRGLKGSDINIYGRITAIADVFDALGSSRCYKEAWEDERIFKFLKEESSKYFDPKLIKIFFENLDEFLEIRDSFSD is encoded by the coding sequence ATGCGAAAAACCTTACTAATATTACTTTGTGCTTTATTTATATTTATTTTAATACACAAGTTTTATTATGAAGTAGAAATAAAAAAACTAACTGAAGAAATTTATACAAAAAAAAGTAAAGAAGTAAAACAATTATTTAGAAATGAAGTTAAAAAAAAGTTTGGAAGAACTTTTGGTCTTACTTATTTACTTAGTAAAGATAAACAAATTATTGATGCTTTATTAAAAAATGATAATAGTAGTTTAGATTATAGAGATTTAATTGATGAAATAGAAGAGTATGGCGAGTATAAAAACTTATGGGTACAAATAATTGATAAAAATGGTTATAGTTTTTATCGAAGTTGGACCAACAAAGTAGGAGATCACGCAGCAAGTGCAAGAATTGATATTGCTGATATGATTAAAAGTCCTAAGCCTATAAAAGGAATTAGTACAGGAAGGTTTGATATGACTTTTAAAACTATGATTCCACTTTTTCATAAAGGAAAATTCCTTGGTATAATTGAAATGATATCTAAATTTAATTCTATTGCAAAAATATTAAAAGAACAAAATATTGAACCTTTAATGGTGTTACATGAAAACTATACAAAAAGATTTATTAAACCCTTTACAGGACTTTTTATAGAAAATAATTATGTAGCTAATTTAAATGCTTCCAAATCTTTTATGGAAAAAGCAGAAAAAATTGGAATAAAAAAACTTATGTATTTAGAAAAACCACTAGTATTAAAAGAATATATTGTAATCACTGATCAAATTAAAAATATGCATGGTGGAGAAATGGGATTTTTTATATTCTTCCTTGATAAAGAAAAACTAGATAAATCAATTTTATATAATTTTAAAGTTGAGTATTTTATTAAAGTTAGCATTTTACTAATTATTCTAATATTATTATTTTTATATATTTTAAATAGAAACTATACAAAGCAATTAAATAAAGATGTTGAGAAAAAAACTTCAAAAATAAAGAAACAAAAAGAAAAATTGAAATCTTTATTAAAAATCTATGATAAAAATGTAATATTTTCAAAAACAGATTCAAAAGGGATAATTACCCATGCAAGTAAAGCTTTCTGTGAAATATCAGGCTATACTTTGGAGGAATTAATTGGAAAACCACATAATATAGTAAGACATCCAGATATGCCAAAAATAGTTTTTAAACAGATGTGGGAAACTATAAAGAGTGGAAAAATTTGGAGAGGTGAAGTTAAAAACTTAAGAAAAGATGGAAGTTTTTACTGGGTTGAAGCAGAAGTTGAACCAATTTACAAAAATAAAGAAATTGTAGGTTTTAGTGCAGTAAGACAAGATATTACAGATGCTAAAGAAATTGAAGAAATCCAAAAAGAGATAATCTTTACTATGGGTTCAATTGGAGAAAGAAGGTCAGAAGAAACAGGAAACCATGTAAAAAGAGTTGCTGAGTATTCAAAGTTATTAGCTTTAAAATATGGATTAAATGAACAAGAATCAGAAATGTTAAAACAAGCAAGTCCTATGCATGATATAGGAAAAGTAGCTATACCAGATAGTATTTTAAATAAACCAGATATTTTAACTGAAGAAGAAAGAAAAATAATGCAAACTCATGCTCAACTAGGATATGAGATGCTTAAAAACTCTAATAGACCTCTTTTAAAGACAGCTGCAACAATTGCTTATGAACATCATGAAAGATGGGATGGTACAGGTTACCCAAGGGGTTTAAAAGGAAGTGATATTAATATCTATGGAAGAATAACTGCAATTGCAGATGTTTTTGATGCATTAGGTAGTAGTAGATGTTATAAAGAGGCTTGGGAAGATGAAAGAATATTTAAATTTTTAAAAGAAGAATCTTCAAAGTACTTTGATCCTAAATTAATAAAAATATTTTTTGAAAACTTAGATGAGTTTTTAGAAATAAGAGATAGTTTTAGTGATTAA
- a CDS encoding DsbA family protein, with translation MYFKLIMLITFISLSLSANELDKKVLDFEKNRFSKNSRIEIVDLSVNMKKQIPNKNWYGYIIDVNVKMAGKDVKAKDILFSNGEIVATELFDIKSGDSYKDLMTPSLTRKYYDEEKLIAGNSKAKDKIVIFSDPLCPFCMDFVPDVIKHVKKYEDKIALYYYHFPLSRIHPAAVPLVKLMVKAKEDGIKNIEERVYSVYWDEEFSSKEQNEDVIISSFNKIFKTSYTKKDINSKNISDEIFEDVSMGEEVLVQGTPTIFINGEQDKSKLKYEELGK, from the coding sequence ATGTATTTTAAACTTATTATGTTAATAACGTTTATTTCACTTTCTTTAAGTGCAAATGAGTTGGATAAAAAAGTCTTAGATTTTGAAAAAAATAGATTTTCAAAAAATTCAAGAATTGAAATAGTTGATTTATCAGTAAATATGAAAAAGCAAATACCTAATAAAAATTGGTACGGATATATTATTGATGTTAATGTAAAAATGGCAGGAAAAGATGTCAAAGCAAAAGATATATTATTTTCTAATGGTGAAATTGTAGCTACAGAACTTTTTGATATAAAAAGTGGAGATTCTTATAAGGATTTGATGACTCCTTCTTTAACAAGAAAATATTATGATGAAGAAAAACTTATTGCAGGTAACTCAAAAGCAAAAGATAAAATTGTAATTTTTTCAGATCCTTTATGTCCTTTTTGTATGGATTTTGTTCCAGATGTAATAAAACATGTAAAAAAATATGAAGATAAAATTGCACTTTATTATTATCATTTTCCTTTAAGTAGAATTCACCCAGCAGCAGTACCTTTAGTAAAACTAATGGTTAAAGCAAAAGAAGATGGAATAAAAAATATTGAAGAAAGAGTTTATTCTGTTTATTGGGATGAGGAATTTTCTTCAAAAGAACAAAATGAAGATGTTATTATTTCTTCTTTTAATAAAATATTCAAAACTTCATATACAAAAAAAGATATTAATTCAAAAAATATAAGTGATGAAATTTTTGAAGATGTTTCTATGGGAGAGGAAGTTCTTGTTCAAGGTACACCTACTATTTTTATTAATGGTGAACAAGATAAATCTAAATTAAAATATGAAGAGTTAGGAAAGTAA
- a CDS encoding methionine ABC transporter permease: MGGIIMFDILFPALGETIYMSFVATFFAVIIGFFLAIILILSSKGGLRQNLKLYTVLDVVINTLRSFPFIILMIVLFPLTKFLIGKSIGTTAAIIPLTIGAAPFIARLIESAFKEVDRGVIEAAKSFGASDWQIIFKVMLIEAMPSIISAITLTLITVIGFSAMAGAVGGGGLGDVAIKYGYYRFQTDTMIYTVIILIALVQICQSAGDYLYKITKK; encoded by the coding sequence ATGGGAGGTATTATAATGTTTGATATTTTATTTCCAGCTTTGGGTGAAACTATATATATGTCTTTTGTTGCCACTTTTTTTGCTGTTATCATTGGATTCTTTTTAGCTATTATTTTAATTTTGAGTTCAAAAGGTGGATTAAGACAAAATTTAAAACTTTATACAGTTTTAGATGTTGTTATAAATACTTTAAGATCTTTTCCTTTTATTATTTTAATGATTGTTTTATTTCCACTTACAAAATTTTTAATAGGAAAAAGTATTGGTACAACAGCTGCAATTATTCCCCTTACAATAGGGGCAGCTCCTTTTATTGCAAGGCTTATTGAAAGTGCTTTTAAAGAAGTAGATAGAGGTGTCATAGAAGCAGCAAAATCTTTTGGTGCAAGTGATTGGCAAATTATTTTTAAAGTAATGTTAATTGAAGCTATGCCAAGTATAATTTCAGCAATTACATTAACTTTAATAACTGTTATTGGTTTTTCTGCTATGGCTGGTGCTGTTGGTGGTGGAGGTTTAGGAGATGTAGCTATTAAATATGGATATTACAGATTTCAAACGGATACTATGATTTATACGGTTATTATTCTTATTGCACTTGTACAAATTTGTCAAAGTGCAGGAGATTATTTATATAAAATTACTAAAAAATAA
- a CDS encoding uracil-DNA glycosylase family protein, with the protein MFKHFHPYKPYLNKDTKKIIVGTLPPPRFCNKEFKKEDVNFCYGSKDNLLWQVLDKVFNLDLLFNNSKDAVVQRKNFLDNNQIGICDIVDSCERSKIDASDLGMENIVLRDMLYYLKEYKNIDTLIFTGGNSKNGPEFFLRKILKKQDIKFELIDNEIPKLHKFYFENREFKTISLTSPSNAANRYIGSNKLYKERKEENKKYTTFDFRMEQYSKVFKENI; encoded by the coding sequence ATGTTTAAACATTTTCATCCTTATAAACCTTATTTAAATAAAGATACAAAAAAAATTATAGTTGGAACTTTACCTCCTCCAAGATTCTGTAATAAAGAGTTCAAAAAAGAAGATGTTAATTTTTGTTATGGTTCAAAAGACAATCTTTTATGGCAAGTTCTTGATAAAGTTTTTAATTTAGATTTATTATTTAATAATAGTAAAGATGCTGTAGTTCAAAGAAAAAACTTTTTAGATAATAATCAAATTGGTATTTGTGATATAGTTGATTCATGTGAAAGGTCAAAAATTGATGCAAGTGATTTAGGTATGGAAAATATTGTTTTGAGGGATATGCTTTATTATCTAAAAGAATATAAAAATATTGATACTTTAATATTTACAGGAGGAAACTCAAAAAATGGTCCAGAATTTTTTTTAAGAAAGATATTAAAAAAACAAGATATTAAATTTGAACTTATAGATAATGAAATTCCTAAACTACATAAATTTTATTTTGAAAATAGAGAATTCAAAACTATTTCATTAACTTCTCCATCAAATGCTGCAAATAGATATATAGGTTCAAATAAGTTATATAAAGAAAGAAAAGAAGAGAATAAAAAATACACAACTTTTGATTTTAGAATGGAACAATACTCAAAAGTGTTTAAAGAAAATATATAA
- a CDS encoding DNA polymerase III subunit gamma/tau — MSENEMIEKKVLALKYRPRRFEDLVGQSTISQTLSLALDSNRLSHAYLFSGLRGSGKTSTARIMAKALLCSNGPTSKPCEVCENCKSANAYRHLDIIEMDAASNRGIDDIKDLIEHTKYKPSSARFKVFIIDEVHMLTTQAFNALLKTLEEPPGFVKFILATTDPLKLPATILSRTQHFRFNKIANSDVMHHLSHILNEENIEFETAALEILTRSGQGSLRDTLTLLDQAIIFSKGKITVSAVVDMLGLIEPELMEKLFETILKKEDVTSLVKELENYEISQVCDEMTIYLRQKMLEKDAKFDLLLFDRFFRILSDAKHLLSLNSDGLFVLILTLSKMIEATNLKSIDEIINQVEDIEVKPAMKEAISVNKVLEHANNDVNNTYNDAKPSISSLEEEKEINVENENNISLDSIDAIETVAPIETIEKEVQEQENDFSTPFDEFATPFDEEINLEDNNKKEESTLKQEDTELNNLQESNINLESTTSTEENNIEELEEAEEEIISEPYDPSKDVYETLINKVYERDVQLGELFERNFVYKSFENKSLKISSYAQGDERKFLLKHYGVIKLFIYDIFGQDIEIEFIKEDPSSR; from the coding sequence ATGAGTGAAAATGAAATGATAGAAAAGAAAGTTTTAGCTTTAAAATATAGACCTAGAAGATTTGAAGATTTAGTCGGTCAAAGCACAATTTCTCAAACTCTATCATTGGCATTAGATTCAAATAGATTATCTCATGCTTATCTTTTTTCTGGACTTAGAGGAAGTGGTAAAACTTCAACTGCTAGAATTATGGCAAAAGCTTTATTATGTTCAAATGGACCAACTTCAAAACCATGTGAAGTATGTGAAAACTGTAAAAGTGCAAATGCTTATAGGCATTTAGATATTATTGAAATGGATGCTGCATCAAATAGAGGTATTGATGATATTAAGGACTTGATTGAACATACAAAGTATAAACCAAGTTCTGCAAGATTTAAAGTTTTTATAATCGATGAGGTTCATATGCTTACAACACAAGCTTTTAATGCTTTATTAAAAACTTTAGAAGAACCTCCTGGCTTTGTAAAGTTTATTTTAGCTACAACTGACCCTTTAAAATTACCTGCAACAATTTTGAGTAGAACTCAACATTTTAGATTTAATAAAATAGCAAACTCTGATGTAATGCACCATTTATCTCATATTTTAAATGAAGAAAATATAGAATTTGAAACAGCTGCTTTAGAAATCTTAACAAGAAGTGGGCAAGGAAGTTTAAGAGATACTCTTACTTTATTAGACCAAGCAATTATTTTTTCAAAAGGAAAAATAACAGTGTCTGCAGTAGTGGATATGTTAGGACTTATAGAGCCTGAATTAATGGAGAAATTATTTGAAACAATCTTAAAAAAAGAAGATGTAACTTCTTTAGTCAAAGAGTTAGAAAATTATGAGATATCACAAGTATGTGATGAAATGACAATTTATCTAAGACAAAAAATGCTTGAAAAAGATGCTAAATTTGACTTATTACTTTTTGATAGATTTTTTAGAATTTTAAGTGATGCAAAACATTTATTATCATTGAATTCTGATGGACTTTTTGTTTTGATTTTAACTTTATCAAAAATGATTGAAGCAACAAATTTAAAATCAATTGATGAAATAATTAATCAAGTTGAAGATATTGAAGTTAAACCTGCTATGAAAGAGGCTATATCAGTTAATAAAGTATTAGAACATGCAAATAATGATGTGAATAATACATATAATGATGCTAAGCCTTCAATTTCTTCTTTAGAAGAAGAAAAAGAAATTAATGTAGAAAATGAGAATAATATATCTTTAGATTCTATAGATGCAATTGAAACTGTAGCTCCAATTGAAACAATTGAAAAAGAAGTACAAGAGCAAGAAAATGATTTTTCGACTCCCTTTGATGAGTTTGCCACACCATTTGATGAAGAAATAAATTTAGAAGATAATAATAAAAAAGAAGAATCAACTTTAAAACAAGAAGATACTGAACTTAATAATCTTCAAGAATCAAACATTAATCTTGAATCAACTACTTCTACTGAAGAAAATAATATTGAAGAACTTGAAGAGGCTGAAGAAGAGATTATTTCTGAACCTTATGACCCAAGTAAAGATGTATATGAAACTTTAATAAATAAAGTATATGAAAGAGATGTCCAATTAGGAGAACTTTTTGAAAGAAATTTTGTATATAAGTCTTTTGAAAATAAAAGTTTAAAAATAAGTTCATATGCTCAAGGAGATGAAAGAAAATTTCTTTTAAAACATTATGGAGTGATTAAATTATTTATTTATGATATTTTTGGACAAGATATTGAAATTGAATTTATAAAGGAAGATCCCTCCTCAAGATAA
- the murI gene encoding glutamate racemase: MRIGIFDSGLGGLTVVKEIANKFKNVEINYIADTKNAPYGEKTEEEILKFSKDITKYLIKNHNIDALVVACNTATSAAISYLREEFKNLIIIGIEPGVKPALSLTKTGNIGVLATNATIKGQKYKNLLNSLCINSCSNIYSQSCPGLVEQIELGLIDDVQTIKMLEGWLLPMKDKSIDTIVLGCTHYPIIEHNIRKILDKVNIIHTGEAIAKRLEELSRKLDLIRSTDFKVNIYYTGKLNTSMVNIVLGPKVKCEKIEIKENNE, encoded by the coding sequence TTGAGAATTGGTATTTTTGATTCAGGACTTGGTGGTCTGACTGTTGTAAAAGAGATTGCTAATAAATTTAAAAATGTAGAAATCAACTATATAGCAGATACAAAAAATGCTCCTTATGGAGAAAAAACAGAAGAAGAGATATTAAAATTTAGTAAAGATATTACTAAGTATTTAATAAAAAATCATAACATAGATGCTTTAGTTGTAGCTTGTAATACTGCTACATCAGCTGCAATAAGTTATTTAAGAGAAGAGTTTAAAAATTTAATAATTATAGGAATAGAACCTGGTGTAAAGCCGGCATTGTCTTTAACTAAAACGGGTAATATAGGTGTCCTAGCTACCAACGCAACAATAAAGGGACAAAAATATAAAAATTTATTAAATTCTCTTTGTATTAATAGCTGTAGTAATATTTATTCGCAGTCTTGCCCTGGCTTGGTTGAACAAATAGAGTTAGGCTTAATAGATGATGTTCAAACTATAAAAATGTTAGAAGGCTGGTTGTTACCTATGAAAGATAAAAGTATAGATACTATTGTATTAGGTTGTACACATTATCCAATAATTGAACATAATATTAGAAAAATTTTGGATAAGGTAAATATTATTCATACTGGTGAAGCAATAGCCAAAAGACTTGAAGAATTATCTAGAAAATTGGATTTGATTAGAAGTACAGATTTTAAAGTAAATATATATTATACTGGCAAGTTAAATACAAGTATGGTCAATATAGTTTTAGGGCCAAAAGTGAAATGTGAGAAAATTGAAATAAAGGAAAATAATGAGTGA
- the hemC gene encoding hydroxymethylbilane synthase — MKKLVIATRSSKLALWQSEYIKAQLNEHYPEIEVELKTFSTKADKILDVPLAKIGGKGLFTKELEIALLNKEADIAVHSLKDVPVEFEDGFVLAALSKRFDPRDALLSEKYANIKELPTGAIVGTTSLRRRLEIKLLRPDIVLKDLRGNINTRIAKLKAGEYDAIILAATGVQKLKIEDEVKYFVPISTDDMIPSMGQATLGIETLNDPKLVELLSVLHDKNAEIESTIERDFVRTLEGGCQVPIGVKATILDENSVDVRAIVGMPDGSEYIQEDIVADIEEYKTIGQTLAQTFIDQGAKELLEKAEKVAFA; from the coding sequence ATGAAGAAATTAGTTATAGCGACAAGAAGCAGTAAACTAGCATTATGGCAAAGTGAATATATAAAAGCACAGCTAAATGAACATTATCCTGAAATAGAAGTAGAGTTAAAAACTTTTTCAACTAAAGCAGATAAAATCCTAGATGTTCCTTTAGCTAAAATTGGAGGAAAAGGACTTTTTACAAAAGAGTTAGAAATCGCACTTTTAAATAAAGAAGCTGATATTGCAGTTCATTCTTTAAAAGATGTTCCTGTGGAGTTTGAAGATGGTTTTGTATTAGCTGCATTATCAAAAAGATTTGATCCAAGAGATGCTTTATTAAGTGAAAAGTATGCAAATATAAAAGAGCTACCAACTGGTGCAATTGTTGGAACAACAAGTTTAAGAAGAAGATTAGAAATAAAACTTTTAAGACCTGATATTGTTTTAAAAGATTTAAGAGGGAATATTAATACTCGAATCGCAAAATTGAAAGCAGGGGAATATGATGCTATTATTCTTGCTGCAACAGGTGTTCAAAAACTAAAGATTGAAGATGAAGTTAAATATTTTGTACCTATCTCAACTGATGATATGATTCCATCAATGGGACAAGCAACTTTAGGAATAGAAACGTTAAATGACCCTAAGCTAGTTGAGTTACTATCAGTTTTACATGATAAGAATGCAGAAATTGAATCAACTATTGAAAGAGACTTTGTTAGAACTTTAGAAGGTGGCTGTCAAGTTCCTATTGGAGTAAAGGCTACTATTTTAGATGAAAATTCTGTTGATGTTAGAGCTATTGTTGGAATGCCTGATGGTAGTGAATATATTCAAGAAGATATTGTTGCTGATATTGAAGAGTATAAAACAATAGGACAAACATTAGCACAAACTTTTATAGATCAAGGTGCAAAAGAATTACTTGAAAAAGCAGAAAAAGTAGCATTTGCATAG
- a CDS encoding methionine ABC transporter ATP-binding protein, with protein MINIKNLNKYYGDTKVLNNISIEIDSGEIFAIVGHSGAGKSTLLRCINGLEVYSEGSLKVHNKEIKNLSKEQLREFRKDIGMIFQHFSLIQRKTVYENIALPMELWGYEKKEINKKVKELVNLVGLEEKIDVYPSQLSGGQKQRVAIARALTLDPDILLSDEATSALDPNTTTSILNLLKEINKKLNITIVLVTHEMEVVKQIAQKALLLEHGNIIGLDVTEELFLKPDEKMKHFLGENEVVPNKGINIKLYFPKDNVYQAFITKMARELNMDFNIVWGKLEEINTHIVGNMVINIKEEEKQKVLEYIKEHDIVWEVL; from the coding sequence ATGATTAATATTAAAAATTTGAATAAATATTATGGTGATACTAAAGTCTTAAATAATATTTCAATAGAAATTGATTCAGGTGAGATTTTTGCAATTGTAGGACATAGTGGAGCAGGGAAATCTACACTTTTAAGATGTATTAATGGACTTGAAGTTTATAGTGAAGGTTCTTTAAAAGTACATAATAAAGAAATAAAAAATTTGAGCAAAGAACAATTAAGAGAGTTTAGAAAAGATATTGGAATGATTTTTCAACACTTCTCATTAATTCAAAGAAAAACTGTATATGAAAACATAGCACTTCCTATGGAGCTTTGGGGATATGAAAAAAAAGAGATCAATAAAAAAGTAAAAGAGTTGGTCAACCTTGTTGGTTTAGAAGAAAAAATTGATGTTTATCCAAGTCAATTAAGTGGTGGACAAAAACAAAGAGTTGCAATTGCAAGGGCTTTAACCCTTGACCCTGATATTTTACTTTCTGATGAAGCTACTTCTGCACTTGATCCAAATACAACTACATCTATTTTAAATCTTTTAAAAGAGATTAATAAAAAACTAAATATTACAATTGTATTAGTAACTCATGAAATGGAAGTAGTTAAGCAAATTGCTCAAAAAGCTTTATTATTAGAGCATGGGAATATTATTGGTTTGGATGTAACAGAAGAACTATTTTTAAAGCCTGATGAAAAAATGAAACATTTTTTAGGGGAAAATGAAGTAGTACCTAATAAAGGTATAAATATAAAACTATATTTTCCTAAAGATAATGTTTATCAAGCATTTATTACTAAAATGGCAAGAGAATTAAATATGGATTTTAATATTGTATGGGGAAAACTTGAAGAAATAAATACCCATATTGTTGGAAATATGGTGATAAATATAAAAGAAGAAGAGAAACAAAAAGTTCTTGAATATATTAAAGAACATGATATTGTATGGGAGGTATTATAA
- a CDS encoding hydrolase, protein MINKKVGRIKAEDCVFVQVDIQEKLFPHISDNEQLEKNLVTLIKGLKLHEIPIIVNEQYKKGIGETIPSLRELTDEYPHFEKTTFSCCGNEDGLSAIKATNRNTVILAGIETHVCVLQTAIDLLEEGLNVVLVTDCVNSRKAVDKETAILRLTQAGVVPTTYESLLFELTVNAKNPVFKEISKLVK, encoded by the coding sequence ATGATAAATAAGAAAGTAGGTAGAATTAAAGCAGAGGATTGTGTTTTTGTACAAGTTGATATACAAGAAAAACTTTTTCCCCATATTTCAGATAATGAACAATTAGAAAAAAATTTAGTTACATTAATTAAAGGTTTAAAACTACATGAAATACCAATTATTGTAAATGAACAATATAAAAAAGGTATTGGGGAAACAATTCCAAGTTTAAGAGAACTTACTGATGAGTATCCTCATTTTGAAAAAACAACATTTTCTTGTTGTGGAAATGAAGATGGATTAAGTGCAATAAAAGCAACAAATAGAAATACAGTTATTTTAGCAGGAATTGAAACTCATGTATGTGTTTTACAAACTGCTATTGATTTACTTGAAGAAGGTTTAAACGTGGTATTAGTAACTGATTGCGTAAACTCAAGAAAGGCAGTAGATAAAGAGACTGCAATTTTAAGATTAACACAAGCAGGTGTAGTTCCAACAACTTATGAGTCATTACTCTTTGAATTAACAGTAAATGCAAAAAATCCAGTATTTAAAGAAATCTCAAAATTAGTAAAATAG
- a CDS encoding MetQ/NlpA family ABC transporter substrate-binding protein, translated as MFKNILKVTFAVALALGLTACTKEEKKEEVKTEPKKTVIKVGATPVPHVEILEVVKPLLKEKGYDLEIVEFTDYVTPNIAVDEGELDANFFQHTPYLNEFNNSKNTKLVKTVNVHLEPMGLYSKKIKSLDELEDGATIAVPNDPTNETRALNILVKQGLLKFKDAQFKTALDIIENPKNLKIKELDAPQLPRVLDEVDGAIINTNYALAAELNPLKDALIIESKDSPYANILVVKEGNENKDYVKALNEVLNSKEIKDFIAKKYKGSIVEAF; from the coding sequence ATGTTTAAAAATATTTTAAAAGTTACGTTTGCTGTTGCTCTTGCATTAGGTTTAACTGCGTGCACAAAAGAAGAGAAAAAAGAAGAGGTTAAAACAGAACCTAAGAAAACAGTAATTAAAGTTGGAGCTACTCCAGTTCCTCATGTTGAGATTTTAGAGGTTGTAAAACCCCTTTTAAAAGAAAAAGGTTATGATTTAGAGATAGTTGAATTTACTGATTATGTTACTCCAAATATTGCAGTTGATGAAGGTGAACTAGATGCAAACTTTTTTCAACATACTCCATATTTAAATGAGTTTAACAATTCTAAAAATACAAAATTAGTTAAAACTGTAAATGTTCACTTAGAACCAATGGGTTTATATTCTAAAAAAATTAAATCTTTAGATGAGTTAGAAGATGGTGCAACAATTGCTGTTCCTAATGATCCAACAAATGAAACAAGAGCTTTAAATATCTTAGTTAAACAAGGCTTACTTAAGTTTAAAGATGCACAATTTAAAACAGCACTTGATATCATAGAAAATCCAAAGAATCTTAAAATTAAGGAATTAGATGCCCCTCAATTACCAAGAGTTTTAGATGAAGTTGATGGAGCAATTATTAATACAAATTATGCTTTAGCTGCGGAATTAAATCCTTTAAAAGATGCTTTAATTATTGAATCAAAAGACTCTCCATATGCTAATATTTTAGTAGTAAAAGAAGGAAATGAAAATAAAGATTATGTTAAAGCTTTAAATGAAGTATTAAACTCTAAAGAGATTAAAGATTTTATTGCTAAAAAATATAAAGGTTCTATTGTAGAAGCTTTCTAA